A window of Halopseudomonas sabulinigri genomic DNA:
GACGCCTGACCCTGATGTGATCAAGGCCGACCGCAGCCAGCCGGAGTTTTCCCGGCCGGTCTGGACCTACCTGGACGGCGCACTTTCCAGCCAGCGGGTTGCCAGCGGCCAGCGCAAGCTCGAAGAACAGCGCAGTAATTTTGACGGTATTGAGCAACGCTATGGGGTTGACCGGCATATACTCGCGGCGATCTGGGGCCTGGAGAGTAACTTCGGCCAGAATATGGGGAGCCGCTCGGTGATTCGCTCGCTGGCCACCCTCGCCCACGAGGGACGACGCCCGGTATTCGCCCACGACCAACTGCTGGGCGCTTTGGACATCCTGCAGCACCGTGACATCCAACCCGAGCGCATGCTGGGCTCCTGGGCGGGCGCCATGGGCCAGACCCAGTTCATCCCCACCACCTACAACCAATACGCGGTCGACTTCGATCAAGACGGTCGCCGCGACATCTGGTACAGCGCCGCCGACGCACTGGCCTCTGCCGCCCACTACCTGCAGCAATCAGGCTGGCAGACCGGTCAACCCTGGGGGCAGGAGGTACAGCTGCCCAGCGACTTCGACTATGCCCTGGCCGATACCAGCATCCGCAAGTCGTTCAGCGAGTGGAGTTCACTCGGGGTACGCAGCGCCACGGGCAACGCCTTACCAACCAACCTTGGCGCACAGCCCGCTACTCTGCTGCTGCCAGCTGGCCATCGCGGTCCGGCTTTTCTGGTGCTGAACAACTTCCGCGCGATCATGCGCTACAACAACTCCACCAGCTATGCCCTGGCCATCGGTCTGCTGTCGCAACGCTTTCAGGGCGGCGGCAAGGTGGTCGCCAGCTGGCCCACCGAAGACCGCCCGTTGTCGCGCAGCGAACGCATCGAACTGCAAACCCTGCTGACCGCGCAGGGCTTTGAGCCCGGCGGCATCGACGGCATCATCGGCGCCAATACGCGTAACGCCATTCGCCGCGTTCAGCAGCAGCTGAGTTCGCCTGCCGACGGCTACCCCACCCCGGAACTGCTGGAGCAGCTGCGCCGCCGGTAAGACCCGGCGCGACCGCACTCACGCCGCCTGCAGCCCGCCAAGGCCGGTGCAGGTGGCGCTTTCTGTGATAAACTCCGCCGAGGCCACAAGCCGTCCCGTGCCCAGCACATTCCCCGTGGAGCCGCTACCCGCAGGAGCCCTGATTTCGATGTCCGATAGCCCGCAGAAAACCGTTTCCAGTGGCGAGAAATTCCGCAACGCCCAAGGCATCCCAGCCATCAAGGATGGCCAGAAACGCCGTACCTCAAACGAGCCCCAGGTCTTCACCCCCAAGCCCAAGTGGCTGCGCGTCAAGGCACCCAGCGGCGATCGTTTCGAGGCAGTGAAGCGCAATGTGGGCGAACATCGCCTGAGCACGGTCTGCCAGGAGTCGCATTGCCCCAACATGGGCGAGTGCTGGTCCAATGGCACCGCGACCATCATGGTCATGGGCTCGGTGTGTACCCGGGCTTGCCGCTTTTGCGCGGTCGATACCGGCAACCCCAACGGCTGGCTGGATCATGAAGAACCCGAGAACACCGCCAAATCGGTCGAACTCATGGCGTTGCGCTATATCGTACTCACCTCGGTTGACCGCGATGACCTCGACGATGGCGGCGCAGCGCATTATGCCGCCTGTGTCAGCGCCATCAAGGCACGCACACCGGACGTGGTAGTAGAGGCGCTGACCCCGGACTTTGACGGCGACCTTGCCGCCATCGAGCGGGTTGTCGACTCGGGCTTGCAGGTGTTCGCCCAGAACGTCGAGACGGTAAAACGCCTGACTCACGTGGTACGCGATCCGCGCGCCGGCTATGAAAAGACCCTGAGAGTGCTTGAGCACGCCAAACGCCACCGCCCAGATGTGCTGACCAAGACCAGTCTGATGCTGGGCTTGGGTGAAACCGACGAAGAAGTACTGCAGACATTCGATGACCTGCGCGCCATCGGCGTAGACATCGTCACCCTGGGCCAGTATCTGCAACCCACGCGCAACCATTTGCAGGTGCAACGCTGGGTCAGCCCAGACGAGTTCAATCACTTCCGCGAGTTAGGTCTGGCCAAGGGTTTCATGGAGGTGGCGGCAGGCCCGCTGGTGCGCTCCAGCTACCGTGCTGATCGGGTGTTCGAGAAAAACAACCTGGGCCTGGCAGCGCCGGTGGCCGTGCCCGGGCAGGAGATAGACAACAGCCTGATACCGGCTCTGAACCTCAGCTAAACCTCAGCTCGGCACATACCCCAGGCGCTGCCGCAGCGCCTGACTCAGCTGTTGCTGTACCCGGGGCAAGGAAACCGACTCCTCTACCAGTTCGCTCAGCTGCACCATACGCAGCCCTGAATAACCGCAGGGATTGATGCGCTGGAACGGCTCCATGTCCATATCCACGTTCAGCGCCAGGCCATGAAAGGAGCAGCCGCGCCGCACGCGAAGGCCCAATGAGGCAATCTTGGCTCCCTGCACATAAACGCCAGGGGCGTCAGGCTTGGGCGCAGCGTCCAGCCCGTAGCCCTGCAGCACATCGACCAGTGCCTGCTCCATGGCCGTCACCAGATCGCGCACCCCCAGGCCCAGACGGCGCAGATCCAGCAACAGATAACCCACTAGCTGACCTGGCCCATGGTAGGTAACCTGGCCGCCCCGCTCCGCCTGAATTACCGGGATATCGCCCGCCGCGAGCACATGCTCGGCCTTGCCGGCCTGCCCCTGGGTGAACACGCGAGGATGCTGCAACAGCCAGATTTCATCCGGCGTGTCGGCATCGCGCTCATCGGTAAATCGGCGCATCGCCTCCAAGGTGGGCTGGTAATCCACCAGCCCCAGCTCTCGGATCAGCAGCTCAGGTACGGCAGCTGCCATCACAGCACCATGTGCACACGACCGGTTGCCTTGAGGTCTTTGTGCAGCGCATCGAGCTGCTCCGGTCCCGTTGCAGTGATAATCACCCGCAGCGAGAGAAAGCGCCCGTTCTTGCTGTCCTTGATCTCCACCGTGGTGGTATCGACACCGGGCGCGTGCTTCTCGACGACCCGGCAGATGACTTCGGCGAAGTCGTCCCCGGCGGCCCCGATCACCTTGATCGGGTACTGACAGGGAAACTCGATCTTGGGTGCCTGCGGCTCAGTGCGATCGTCCATTGCGCTACCCTCCCCGACTCAGTTGAACAGACCGTAGAAGAACAAACGGATGCTGTCCCACAGACGACCGAAGATGCCCGCCTGCTCAACATCGGACAGCGCGACCAGCGGTGCGGAGTGAACGACCTCCTCGCCCAGTTTGACCTCAACCTGACCCAGCACATCACCCGCCTTGATCGGCGCCTGAATCGGCGTCTGCAAGGTGATACCAGCTTCCAGCTTGTCGAGCTGGCCCTTTGGCAGAGTCATTTGCAGGCCGTTTTGCAGGCCGAGGTCGACCTTGTCCTGCGCGCCTTTCCAGACCCGCGCAGTGGAGATCACCTGGCCAGGCTGGTAGAAGCTTTTGGTTTCAAAGAAGCGGAAGCCCCAGGTCAGCAGCTTCTGAGTTTCGGCAGCGCGCGCCTGCTCGCTGCTGGTGCCCATCACAACGGAGATCAGACGCATGTCTTCACGCTTGGCTGAGGCTACCAGGCAGTAGCCGGCCTCTTCGGTGTGGCCGGTTTTCAGGCCATCTACCGTGCTGTCGCGCCAGAGCATCAGGTTGCGATTGGGTTGGCGGATTTCATTCCAGACAAACTCTTTCTCGCCGTAGATCTTGTAGTGCTCTTCCGGATCGTCATCGATGATGGCACGGGCCAAGATCGCCAGGTCGCGAGCAGAGGAATAATGCCCTTCGGCCGGCCAGCCGGTGGCGTTGACGAAGTGGCTATTGGTCATGCCCAGACGCTTGGCCTGGCCGTTCATCATGTCGGCGAATGCATCTTCGCTGCCGGCAATATGCTCGGCCAGCGCGATGCTGGCGTCGTTGCCGGACTGGATGATGATGCCGCGCAGCAGATCAATGACCGATACCTGGTTGCCCACCTTGATGAACATCTTGGAACCACCCATGCGCCAGGCCTTCTCGCTGACCAACACCAGATCGTCCTCACCAATCTGGCCTCGCTTGATTTCCTGGCTGGCAATATAGCTGGTCATCATCTTGGTCAGACTGGCCGGCGGCAGCGCCTCATCGGCGTTGTGCTCTACCAGCACAGCCCCTGAACTGGCATCGATCAGCAGGTAACTGCTGGCGGCCAGCTCGGGGGCGGCCGGAACTATGGGCGCCGCCGACTGGGCATCCGGCACAGGCACATTGGGCGTCGGGGTTTGCGCCAGCGCGGTCACAGACAGCAGGGTGGCGCCAGAGAGAAGCACTGTGGAGATCAGATTTTTCAGCATGTTACTCACAATCAATGGTGGAGTGCGTTTGTTCTAAATCGGTGAATCAGTTGACCGTTACCAACGTTGGCGTGCCCATGTTGGCCAGCCGCAGGGTTTCCATCAGGCGGCGCGCTTCGTCCTGACTGGACACCGGCCCCAGGCGAACCCGGTGCAGAGTTCGCGCATCCTGCTGGAACTCGCTGACAAATACATTGGCCGAGACCACGCTGCGCAGGCGCTGCCGCAACTGTTCGGCGGACTGTGCATTGGAAAACGCACCAACCTGCAGGTAATAACCGGTATGGCCGGTTTCAATCGGCTCCGGCGGTATGATTTCGGCACGCTGCGGGGCGGCTACCGGCTGAGCCTGAACCAGATAACTCGGGTTGTTCTGCTGTTGCCAGGCGACCGGGTCAATGCCCTCTACCAGCACGTGTGCCGTACCCTGGTCGGCGTAACCCAGCTTCTTCGCAGCGGCGTAGGAAAGGTCGATGATGCGGTCAGAATAAAATGGACCACGATCATTGACGCGCACGATAATCTTTCGGTTATTCGCCAGGTTGGTGACCTGTACATAGGTCGGCAGGGGCAGCGTCTTGTGCGCGGCGGTCATGCCGTAGAGGTCATACAGCTCGCCATTGGCGGTATTCTGGCCGTGGAACTTGGTGCCGTACCAGGACGCCGTGCCCTCCTCCCGGTAATCGCGACCATCCTGCATCGGGTTGTAATCACGGCCGAGCACATTGTAGGGCGACGCCTTGTAACGCCCGGTGTGCGGCACCGGCACGGCATCCGGAATCTGCGAGACATCCTGCATGTAACTCGGCGGGCCATCGTGTACCGTGCGCACCGGGCCCGGCGCGCCTGCCGGTGGCGCACTGCTGGCGGCGCTGCTATTGGAAGTCGGGCTTGACGAGCAAGCCGCCAGCGCCAGCAGCGCGGCACAACCGAGGGATAGACGCAGTACAGAGATGGATGCTGGCATCATTGCTGCCGTGCCTCGCGTAACAAATCGGCTAGTTGGTGCACCACCATGGCATACATCACGCTGCGGTTGTAGCGGGTGATCACATACAGGTTGTTCAGACCCAACCAGTACTGCATTCGTTCCCCGGCATCAAACTCGAACGCCATCACCTCGGCGTCCTGCTCCAGCTCGCTGCGCGGCGTCCAGCCCAGGCTCTTCAGTTCGGCTACGGTCTTGCGCGCTTCGAGCCCCTGCTCGAGGGTTACACCCTCAGCAAACCTGTCCCCTGTTACATCGGCGGGGATGGCCACGGCGGCGCCATGCTGCCATTTGTGTTGATGGAAATAATTGGCGACGCTACCGATGGCGTCGACCGGATTGTTCCAGATATCGACCACGCCGTCGTGGTCAAAATCCACGGCAAAGGCCTGGTAGCTGCTGGGAATGAACTGACCATAACCCATCGCCCCAGCATAGGACCCCTTCAGCACCAAGGGGTCCATCTGCTGTTCGCGGGTCAATACCAGGTAGCTCTCCAACTGACGACGGAAAAACTCTGCCCGTGGTGGGTAGTCAAAGCCCAGGGTGGTCAGCGCATCAATGACGCGGTAGGAGCCCATATTTCCGCCATAGGAGGTTTCTACACCCATGATCGCCAGAATGATTTCCGGCTCGACGCCATACTCTTTCTCGGCGCGTTCAAGGGTCTCTGCGTGCTTATCCCAAAAAGCCACACCATCGTTGATGCGCTTGTCGGTAATAAAAATGGCGCGGTACTCGTGCCAGGGCTTTACCCGCTCAGCCGGACGCGCAATCGCCTTGAGAATGGCTTCCTGACGCACCGCCTGATCCAGCAGGCTCTGCACGTGTTGCGGGCTGAAGCCATACTCGGTCTGCATTTTCTCGACAAAGGCCGGCACGTCGGCGTGCTCTGACCCATAATCCTGCGCCGGGACGCCAGCGCTCAGCAGGCCACCGAACACCATTGCAGCCAACCGGGCCTTCCAACGGCCATCAATAGCCGTATTGTTTTTGTACATGTTTTGTTTCAATCCAAGCCCCAGATCATGAACTTTTTGCCATCCATTTGCGGTGTGTATGGATGGACATGAGAATACCGAACCCCGACAACAGGGTAATCAGCGAGGTACCACCGTAACTGATAAAGGGCAGCGGCACGCCAACCACCGGCAGCAGGCCGCTGACCATGCCGATGTTGACGAAAACATAAACAAAGAACGTCAGGGTGATACTGCCAGCAAGCAGTTTGCAGAATGCGTCCTGCGCTTGCAACGTGATCACCATACCGCGACTGATCAACAGCATGTAGACGCAGAGCAGCAGGCAGACGCCGACCATGCCGAACTCTTCCGCCAGCACCGCGATGATGAAATCGGTATGCCCCTCGGGCAGAAAATCCAGGTGTGACTGGGTGCCCTGCAACCAGCCCTTACCAAACACGCCGCCGGAACCAATCGCCGCCTTGGACTGGATAATGTTCCAGCCGGACCCCAGCGGATCGCTCTCGGGATTGAGGAAGGTCAGTACGCGCTGCTTCTGATAACCGTGCATCACGAAATACCACATGCCGGCCGCCGCTGGCGCCAGCAGCAGCAACGCACCAATGATATAGCGCCACAGCAGCCCGGCCAGCAGCAGGGCAAATATCCCGGAGGCAGCGATCAGCAGCGAGGTACCCAGGTCAGGCTGTTTGAGGATCAGCACTACCGGCACAAAAATGATCGCCATGGCGATGACCACATGCTTGAACCGCGGTGGCAAGGTGCGCGCGCCCAGATACCAGGCGACGCTCATCGGCATTACCAACTTGAGGATTTCCGAGGGCTGGAAGCGCATCAGGCCGGGAATGGTCAGCCAGCGTTGCGCTCCCTTGGCCTCGGTGCCGAACAGCAGCACCGCGACCAGCAGCACGGTACCCCCGACATAGGCCACCGGCACCCAGCGCTGCATGAAGCGC
This region includes:
- a CDS encoding septal ring lytic transglycosylase RlpA family protein → MPASISVLRLSLGCAALLALAACSSSPTSNSSAASSAPPAGAPGPVRTVHDGPPSYMQDVSQIPDAVPVPHTGRYKASPYNVLGRDYNPMQDGRDYREEGTASWYGTKFHGQNTANGELYDLYGMTAAHKTLPLPTYVQVTNLANNRKIIVRVNDRGPFYSDRIIDLSYAAAKKLGYADQGTAHVLVEGIDPVAWQQQNNPSYLVQAQPVAAPQRAEIIPPEPIETGHTGYYLQVGAFSNAQSAEQLRQRLRSVVSANVFVSEFQQDARTLHRVRLGPVSSQDEARRLMETLRLANMGTPTLVTVN
- the mltB gene encoding lytic murein transglycosylase B gives rise to the protein MYKNNTAIDGRWKARLAAMVFGGLLSAGVPAQDYGSEHADVPAFVEKMQTEYGFSPQHVQSLLDQAVRQEAILKAIARPAERVKPWHEYRAIFITDKRINDGVAFWDKHAETLERAEKEYGVEPEIILAIMGVETSYGGNMGSYRVIDALTTLGFDYPPRAEFFRRQLESYLVLTREQQMDPLVLKGSYAGAMGYGQFIPSSYQAFAVDFDHDGVVDIWNNPVDAIGSVANYFHQHKWQHGAAVAIPADVTGDRFAEGVTLEQGLEARKTVAELKSLGWTPRSELEQDAEVMAFEFDAGERMQYWLGLNNLYVITRYNRSVMYAMVVHQLADLLREARQQ
- the lipB gene encoding lipoyl(octanoyl) transferase LipB, which produces MAAAVPELLIRELGLVDYQPTLEAMRRFTDERDADTPDEIWLLQHPRVFTQGQAGKAEHVLAAGDIPVIQAERGGQVTYHGPGQLVGYLLLDLRRLGLGVRDLVTAMEQALVDVLQGYGLDAAPKPDAPGVYVQGAKIASLGLRVRRGCSFHGLALNVDMDMEPFQRINPCGYSGLRMVQLSELVEESVSLPRVQQQLSQALRQRLGYVPS
- a CDS encoding lytic murein transglycosylase, whose translation is MSHPFHRRSGIHLLASASLFCLTACADTQAIAEAEPSQVAKPATLQPATAPVMVEPVIVARSFADWRADFRAEALAKGIDPALFDQAFDGVTPDPDVIKADRSQPEFSRPVWTYLDGALSSQRVASGQRKLEEQRSNFDGIEQRYGVDRHILAAIWGLESNFGQNMGSRSVIRSLATLAHEGRRPVFAHDQLLGALDILQHRDIQPERMLGSWAGAMGQTQFIPTTYNQYAVDFDQDGRRDIWYSAADALASAAHYLQQSGWQTGQPWGQEVQLPSDFDYALADTSIRKSFSEWSSLGVRSATGNALPTNLGAQPATLLLPAGHRGPAFLVLNNFRAIMRYNNSTSYALAIGLLSQRFQGGGKVVASWPTEDRPLSRSERIELQTLLTAQGFEPGGIDGIIGANTRNAIRRVQQQLSSPADGYPTPELLEQLRRR
- a CDS encoding HP0495 family protein, giving the protein MDDRTEPQAPKIEFPCQYPIKVIGAAGDDFAEVICRVVEKHAPGVDTTTVEIKDSKNGRFLSLRVIITATGPEQLDALHKDLKATGRVHMVL
- the lipA gene encoding lipoyl synthase, with translation MSDSPQKTVSSGEKFRNAQGIPAIKDGQKRRTSNEPQVFTPKPKWLRVKAPSGDRFEAVKRNVGEHRLSTVCQESHCPNMGECWSNGTATIMVMGSVCTRACRFCAVDTGNPNGWLDHEEPENTAKSVELMALRYIVLTSVDRDDLDDGGAAHYAACVSAIKARTPDVVVEALTPDFDGDLAAIERVVDSGLQVFAQNVETVKRLTHVVRDPRAGYEKTLRVLEHAKRHRPDVLTKTSLMLGLGETDEEVLQTFDDLRAIGVDIVTLGQYLQPTRNHLQVQRWVSPDEFNHFRELGLAKGFMEVAAGPLVRSSYRADRVFEKNNLGLAAPVAVPGQEIDNSLIPALNLS
- a CDS encoding D-alanyl-D-alanine carboxypeptidase family protein, with protein sequence MLKNLISTVLLSGATLLSVTALAQTPTPNVPVPDAQSAAPIVPAAPELAASSYLLIDASSGAVLVEHNADEALPPASLTKMMTSYIASQEIKRGQIGEDDLVLVSEKAWRMGGSKMFIKVGNQVSVIDLLRGIIIQSGNDASIALAEHIAGSEDAFADMMNGQAKRLGMTNSHFVNATGWPAEGHYSSARDLAILARAIIDDDPEEHYKIYGEKEFVWNEIRQPNRNLMLWRDSTVDGLKTGHTEEAGYCLVASAKREDMRLISVVMGTSSEQARAAETQKLLTWGFRFFETKSFYQPGQVISTARVWKGAQDKVDLGLQNGLQMTLPKGQLDKLEAGITLQTPIQAPIKAGDVLGQVEVKLGEEVVHSAPLVALSDVEQAGIFGRLWDSIRLFFYGLFN
- the rodA gene encoding rod shape-determining protein RodA — encoded protein: MKRPTPMPAAAGLRSRESVWMRIHIDPWLLLLILGLAAVDAFVLYSASGKSLGMVYRQMAYFAVGIAVMVVIAQFQPRFMQRWVPVAYVGGTVLLVAVLLFGTEAKGAQRWLTIPGLMRFQPSEILKLVMPMSVAWYLGARTLPPRFKHVVIAMAIIFVPVVLILKQPDLGTSLLIAASGIFALLLAGLLWRYIIGALLLLAPAAAGMWYFVMHGYQKQRVLTFLNPESDPLGSGWNIIQSKAAIGSGGVFGKGWLQGTQSHLDFLPEGHTDFIIAVLAEEFGMVGVCLLLCVYMLLISRGMVITLQAQDAFCKLLAGSITLTFFVYVFVNIGMVSGLLPVVGVPLPFISYGGTSLITLLSGFGILMSIHTHRKWMAKSS